TCGAAGCGGCGGGCGGGTGGATCGCTGCCGACGACAATCGCCCACACGGCACCGTCGTACGCTTTGCGCTGCCGCCGGCGGCCGTGCCCGGCGCGGAAGGGAGGGCGGCATGATCGCAGGCGGCACCATGGTCTGCATCGTCGACGACGACCCCTCGCTGCGCGACGCGCTCGCCAGCCTGCTCCGCTCGGTCGGCCACACCGTCGCCCCGTTCGCCTCGACGGAGGACTTCCTCGCCGCCCCGTGGCGCGACGCGGCGGGCTGCCTGGTGCTCGACGTGCGCCTCCCCGGCACCAGCGGCCTGGAGCTGCAACGCCGGCTGCGCGAGCGCGGCCCAGACCTGCCGGTCGTGTTCATCACCGGCCACGGCGACATCCCGATGTCCGTCGCGGCGATGAAGCAGGGGGCGATCGAGTTCCTGACCAAGCCGTTCCGCGACCAGGACCTGATCGACGCGGTGAACCGCGGCATCGCGCTCGACCGCGAGCGCAGGGCACGGCTCGCCACGTCCGCGGACCTGCGCGCCCGCTACGACGCGCTGACCCCGCGCGAACGCGAGGTGATGGGCCTCGTCGCGCAGGGGCGGATGAACAAGGAGATCGCCTTCGCCCTCGGCCTCAGCGAGATCACGGTCAAGGTCCACCGCGGGCACATGATGCGCAAGATGAAGGCCCGCTCGCTGCCCGACCTCGTGCGCATGGCCGACCATATCGACCCGCCGGCCTGACCCCGTTCCGCCTGCCCCCGTCCGCACGCGCTCCGTCGATGATCCTCTCGACGGCGCTCAGATACGCAGGTGCTCCAGGACGCGCGCCTCGGTGCCCGGGCCGTTGGCCCCCGCATCGTCGATCCGGCCGAGCTTCATCACCGCCCAGCGGTCGGCGATGCCGAGGGCGAAGGCGAGGTGCTGCTCGACGATGAGGATCGTCGTCCCCTCCGCCCGCTCGTCCTTCAGCGCGGCGGCGATGCGCTCGATCACCGTCGGCTGCAGGCCCTCGGAGATCTCGTCGATCAACAGGAGGTCCGGCTCGGTCATCATGGCGCGGGCGATGACGAGCATCTTCTGCTCGCCGCCCGAGAGCGTGCCCGCCTTCTGCGCCAGCCGGTCGGCGAGGAAGGGGAAGTGGCCGTAGACGCGCTCCAGCCCCGCCGCCAGCGCGCGGTCGGTCGGCAGCGCGAGGCGCAGGTTGTCGCGGATCGTCAGGTCCTGGAAGAGCGGCTGTTCCTGCGGCGCATAGGCGACGCGCGTATCCGCCATCGCCTTCGGGCCGCGCCGCGTGACCTCGGCGCCGTCCAGCAGGATCTGGCCGCGACGGGCGGGTCGCAGGCCGACGATCGTCTTCAGCAGCGTCGTCTTGCCCATGCCGTTCTTGCCCATCAGGGCGAAGATCTCGCCGGGACGCACGTCGAGCGACAGGTCGTTGATGATGTCGACGTTGCCGTAGCCGCTGGTGACCCCCTCCAGCGCCAACTTGGCGGTGATGACCTCAGCCATGGGCGCCTCCGGAATAGATCTGCTTGACGATGTCGGCGTTGACCGCCTCCTCCACGGTGCCGTCCACTACCAGGCGCCCCTGGTGCAGGACGACGATGCGGCTCGAAATCTCGCGCACGAAGTCGAGGTCGTGCTCGACGAGGATCGCCGCCATGCCGCGC
This portion of the Acuticoccus sp. I52.16.1 genome encodes:
- a CDS encoding ABC transporter ATP-binding protein; amino-acid sequence: MAEVITAKLALEGVTSGYGNVDIINDLSLDVRPGEIFALMGKNGMGKTTLLKTIVGLRPARRGQILLDGAEVTRRGPKAMADTRVAYAPQEQPLFQDLTIRDNLRLALPTDRALAAGLERVYGHFPFLADRLAQKAGTLSGGEQKMLVIARAMMTEPDLLLIDEISEGLQPTVIERIAAALKDERAEGTTILIVEQHLAFALGIADRWAVMKLGRIDDAGANGPGTEARVLEHLRI
- a CDS encoding response regulator transcription factor, whose product is MIAGGTMVCIVDDDPSLRDALASLLRSVGHTVAPFASTEDFLAAPWRDAAGCLVLDVRLPGTSGLELQRRLRERGPDLPVVFITGHGDIPMSVAAMKQGAIEFLTKPFRDQDLIDAVNRGIALDRERRARLATSADLRARYDALTPREREVMGLVAQGRMNKEIAFALGLSEITVKVHRGHMMRKMKARSLPDLVRMADHIDPPA